GTCATTGATCTTCAGGATGAGCGGTCGTGGTCTTGAAAAGCTGGCAGTGCCAACGGAGCTCGGCCGTATGCTATCTTGGTATCGTGATACCTAGATGGAGGACGGGTGGTCGCTCGTAAGAACATGACGTTGAGGCTTCCGGCCGAGCAGGCGGATGAGCTGGAAGCGGTCGCGCGCGCTGAGGGGATCAGCGTCTCCGACGCCGTCCGTGAGGCGATCGCCGAGCACATCGAGCGCAAGCGGAAGGACAAGGCGTTCCGCGATCGTCTGCGTGCGGTGATGGAACGTGATCGCGAGATCCTCGAGCGACTCGGCCGCTGACGGTTGGCGGAGTACCTCGATCTTGCCGACTACCTGCTGATTGCGGAGGCCGTTGTCGGCGTTCCCGCCGAATCGATCGCTCGCTGGCCCGGCATCGGGCTCGCGGAGTCGGCGCTGCACGCTCCGGCGGCCGGCTTCGAGGGGGTCGAGTTGTATCCGGACGTGATCGACAAGGCTGCTGTGCTCTGCGCGCGACTCGCTCGGAACCACCCGCTCCCGGATGGGAACAAGCGGGTCGCCTACCTCGCGATGCTCGAGTTCCTTGCCCGTAACCAGGTCGAGTGGGCGCCGCCGTCGGTCGAGGAGACGGTCGCGACGATTGAGCGCGTGGCCGCTGGGAGCCTCTCGGAGCGCGAGCTCGCAGACTGGCTGCGCGCGGCCGCGGCGTAGTGCCTCGCG
This window of the Gaiella occulta genome carries:
- a CDS encoding ribbon-helix-helix protein, CopG family — protein: MRLPAEQADELEAVARAEGISVSDAVREAIAEHIERKRKDKAFRDRLRAVMERDREILERLGR
- a CDS encoding type II toxin-antitoxin system death-on-curing family toxin, which encodes MAEYLDLADYLLIAEAVVGVPAESIARWPGIGLAESALHAPAAGFEGVELYPDVIDKAAVLCARLARNHPLPDGNKRVAYLAMLEFLARNQVEWAPPSVEETVATIERVAAGSLSERELADWLRAAAA